In a single window of the Tellurirhabdus bombi genome:
- a CDS encoding ribonuclease H1 domain-containing protein, whose amino-acid sequence MAKSPKYYVVWKGRQKGVYDNWDDCQAQIQNFPGALYKSFESRTVAEKALGEKPHVHFQGGAKSTVGKQSKLAVIGQPIRDSIAVDAAWNTASGAMEYQGVHATSKQLLFHQGPYADGTNNIGEFLAIVHALAWLKQRGSSLPIYSDSRTAISWVLKKRANTKLEETPNNAVLFELLDRAETWLQDNTYPNKILKWETEHWGENPADFGRK is encoded by the coding sequence ATGGCGAAATCGCCGAAATATTACGTTGTCTGGAAAGGGCGCCAGAAGGGAGTTTATGATAATTGGGATGATTGCCAGGCTCAAATTCAGAATTTTCCGGGTGCTTTGTACAAATCATTTGAGAGTCGCACCGTAGCCGAAAAAGCGCTGGGTGAAAAGCCACACGTTCATTTTCAGGGCGGCGCGAAATCGACCGTGGGAAAGCAAAGCAAATTGGCCGTTATTGGACAGCCTATCCGCGATAGCATTGCCGTTGACGCGGCCTGGAACACGGCCTCGGGCGCGATGGAATACCAGGGCGTTCACGCAACGAGCAAGCAACTGCTTTTTCACCAGGGACCCTATGCAGATGGAACCAACAACATCGGTGAGTTTCTGGCCATTGTACATGCTCTGGCGTGGCTCAAACAGCGTGGAAGCAGTTTGCCAATTTATTCCGATTCGCGCACGGCGATTAGCTGGGTTCTGAAAAAGCGGGCGAACACCAAGTTGGAAGAAACGCCCAACAACGCCGTCCTTTTCGAACTCCTCGATCGGGCGGAAACCTGGCTCCAGGACAATACGTACCCGAATAAAATTTTAAAATGGGAAACCGAGCACTGGGGAGAAAATCCGGCTGACTTTGGTCGTAAATAA